Proteins from a single region of Apium graveolens cultivar Ventura chromosome 7, ASM990537v1, whole genome shotgun sequence:
- the LOC141674868 gene encoding uncharacterized protein LOC141674868 encodes MLKWAIELGQFDLEYCPRTAIKGQALADFILEFDSEVDNKAIVLAEPSSQGSLPVEENEELPHPWWILHVDGAVNNNGAGAGIVLVTPEGHHLMSAIHFKFYVTNNDAEYEALINGLKIALEAGVVNLIARSDSELVLNQVNGGFQARGPRTELYMRCAQRLLEKFGSARLEGVPREENSNADALAKMGSQMDSIQLGQIPLGIQEIPSVPEVEVFQTRETPLENWMTHIHNYIRTGALREYKLQARRLRYQAAKYVEYNGVLHKRGFNQPLLRCVDI; translated from the coding sequence ATGTTGAAATGGGCGATAGAGTTGGGGCAATTCGATTTGGAATATTGTCCTCGTACGGCGATCAAGGGACAGGCGTTGGCAGATTTTATACTTGAGTTTGATTCTGAGGTAGATAATAAGGCTATAGTATTGGCAGAGCCTTCCTCACAAGGAAGCCTTCCtgttgaggaaaatgaagaaTTGCCACACCCTTGGTGGATCTTGCACGTCGATGGGGCTGTGAATAATAATGGAGCAGGCGCCGGGATTGTCTTAGTCACCCCGGAAGGGCATCATTTGATGAGTGCCATCCATTTCAAATTTTATGTcaccaacaatgatgctgagtatgaagcCTTGATCAATGGTCTGAAAATAGCTCTGGAAGCGGGGGTTGTAAATTTGATAGCTCGGAGTGACTCTGAGCTAGTTTTAAATCAAGTCAACGGAGGTTTCCAAGCTCGGGGACCTCGGACGGAGTTATATATGAGATGTGCGCAGCGTCTATTGGAAAAGTTTGGAAGTGCCAGACTAGAGGGTGTTCCAAGAGAGGAAAATAGTAATGCGGATGCTTTGGCAAAGATGGGGTCGCAAATGGATAGCATCCAACTTGGACAAATTCCTTTGGGAATCCAAGAGATACCAAGTGTTCCAGAGGTAGAAGTGTTCCAGACACGGGAAACCCCGCTAGAGAATTGGATGACCCACATTCATAACTATATTCGAACGGGAGCGTTACGAGAATACAAGTTACAGGCTCGACGCCTACGTTACCAAGCTGCTAAGTATGTTGAATACAATGGGGTGTTACACAAGAGAGGATTTAACCAACCACTGTTACGCTGCGTGGACATATAA